A region from the Thermoplasmatales archaeon genome encodes:
- a CDS encoding Putative NADH-flavin reductase: MKIIVFGGSGFIGTNFIKLFGAEENAYYSRHRSKELDDFGAKWIEGNILDEAKVMEAVGGYDMVVVAARSNDEKDETHFDVQVNGMKNIVKGIKKIDKEQKLVYFSHINLEKGKTEYFRVKRVAEGNVQLIKNHLIVRPSFVFGTGDHITSRIVKLAGEGFSKFPQEGNLSPVHIADLINVIKNSLETKGAINVSGRKKLSFLDAINTARSAMGHHPAKPAGRLSRKSSIRKISERGVFSPEEIGMFLLDYYRDNTMLLERYVKEPASYVPFLENAAKGGN, from the coding sequence GTGAAAATAATTGTATTTGGCGGCTCCGGCTTTATTGGAACCAACTTCATAAAACTATTCGGAGCAGAAGAAAACGCTTACTATTCCCGCCATCGCTCAAAGGAACTTGACGATTTCGGAGCAAAATGGATTGAGGGAAATATCCTGGATGAAGCAAAGGTCATGGAGGCTGTGGGAGGATACGACATGGTGGTTGTTGCTGCCCGCTCCAATGACGAAAAGGATGAGACGCACTTTGACGTTCAGGTAAACGGAATGAAGAATATAGTCAAGGGGATAAAAAAGATTGACAAGGAACAGAAGCTGGTTTACTTCTCCCACATAAACCTGGAAAAGGGAAAAACCGAATACTTCAGGGTGAAGAGGGTTGCAGAAGGAAACGTGCAGCTGATCAAAAATCATCTTATTGTAAGACCTTCCTTTGTGTTTGGAACTGGAGATCACATTACCAGCAGGATAGTTAAGCTTGCCGGGGAGGGCTTCAGCAAATTTCCGCAGGAAGGGAACCTGAGCCCGGTACACATTGCCGACCTTATCAATGTTATCAAGAATTCTCTGGAAACCAAGGGTGCAATAAACGTATCGGGGCGAAAAAAGTTGAGTTTCCTTGATGCAATCAACACTGCCAGATCGGCAATGGGACATCACCCGGCAAAGCCAGCAGGTCGATTATCAAGGAAGAGTTCCATCAGGAAGATCTCGGAAAGAGGCGTATTTTCGCCAGAGGAAATAGGAATGTTCCTGCTGGACTATTACAGGGACAATACTATGCTCCTGGAAAGGTACGTCAAGGAGCCCGCATCTTATGTTCCTTTCCTTGAAAATGCTGCGAAGGGTGGAAACTGA
- a CDS encoding tRNA (cytidine(56)-2'-O)-methyltransferase, producing MTSVSVLRIGHRPYRDKRITTHVALVSRAFGASGISVDSRDENLEDTVKSVVTNFGGNFTIETGVNWRKKLQEFHGIKIHLTMYGIPVDQAMADIRPQFANRDLLVVVGAEKVPPEVYQSCDYNVAVMNQPHSEVSALAIFLDRLFDGKEMASGFRSKLRIIPTERGKTVRIFPDEVDCIRILTDEGADQSIISHSLAVKNLAVRIAELTNADLDLVTAGALLHDIGRTKTHGVDHSASGADILRERNIDDAIVRIAERHTGAGITTEEARKLGLPDRNYMPERLEEKIVAQADNLISRGNRVTLKETVDHYKEKGLQEAADRIFRLHKEISDLCGIDLDSL from the coding sequence TTGACCAGTGTTAGTGTGTTGCGAATCGGCCACAGACCGTACAGGGACAAACGGATTACTACCCATGTTGCTCTTGTCTCCCGGGCATTCGGTGCTTCTGGCATATCCGTGGATAGCAGAGATGAGAACCTTGAGGATACGGTAAAATCCGTGGTAACTAATTTCGGTGGAAATTTTACAATTGAGACCGGAGTAAACTGGAGAAAAAAATTACAGGAATTCCATGGGATAAAGATACATCTTACCATGTACGGCATACCCGTAGATCAGGCTATGGCGGACATCAGACCCCAGTTTGCAAATCGTGACCTACTAGTTGTTGTGGGCGCGGAGAAAGTTCCACCTGAAGTTTACCAGAGTTGCGATTACAACGTTGCGGTCATGAACCAGCCGCACAGTGAGGTTTCTGCGCTTGCCATATTTCTGGACAGGTTATTTGATGGTAAGGAAATGGCTTCAGGATTCAGATCGAAATTAAGGATAATCCCCACGGAAAGAGGGAAGACCGTCAGGATATTCCCGGACGAGGTCGATTGTATCAGGATCCTGACTGATGAGGGGGCCGATCAATCAATAATTTCCCACTCACTTGCGGTGAAGAACCTTGCGGTCAGGATAGCAGAATTGACAAATGCAGACCTGGATCTTGTGACCGCTGGCGCACTTCTCCATGACATCGGCCGCACAAAAACCCATGGGGTTGATCATTCAGCCTCCGGCGCTGACATTCTTAGAGAGAGAAATATAGACGACGCGATAGTAAGAATTGCGGAAAGACACACTGGTGCGGGCATTACAACAGAAGAGGCCAGGAAACTCGGCCTGCCTGACAGAAATTACATGCCTGAGAGGCTTGAGGAGAAGATTGTAGCACAGGCAGATAACCTGATTTCGAGAGGGAACCGGGTAACATTGAAGGAAACGGTTGATCATTACAAAGAAAAGGGACTCCAGGAAGCCGCAGATAGGATTTTCAGGCTTCACAAAGAGATCTCGGATTTATGTGGCATTGATTTGGATTCGCTGTAG
- a CDS encoding ArsR transcriptional regulator has translation MVSRIKVVNDIGELVSIFHAADTDVKRRLLLDLASSWVTMPQIDEKYGALGKKALLYLDKIKLIESQWITSEKGPEKAYHTYYTSVQINLLGSMGELADIIYATTFSDVDLDKYENEIKGMMINGEGVFLGEVAEKLSISQTLLRGIVKRSSILQIKGFKIELIESQ, from the coding sequence ATGGTCAGCAGAATAAAAGTTGTGAATGACATAGGTGAATTGGTATCAATTTTCCATGCTGCCGACACAGATGTTAAGAGAAGGCTTCTTCTGGATCTCGCGTCAAGCTGGGTAACAATGCCCCAGATAGATGAAAAATATGGCGCACTTGGAAAGAAAGCCCTGCTCTACCTGGATAAGATTAAGCTAATCGAGAGCCAGTGGATAACAAGCGAAAAGGGACCAGAAAAAGCATACCACACTTATTACACGAGCGTCCAGATAAACCTGCTCGGATCAATGGGAGAACTTGCAGACATAATATATGCTACCACTTTTTCTGACGTTGACCTGGATAAGTACGAAAATGAAATCAAAGGAATGATGATAAACGGAGAAGGCGTTTTCCTCGGTGAGGTAGCCGAAAAACTCAGCATATCCCAGACTCTTCTGAGAGGGATAGTAAAGAGATCAAGTATACTACAGATAAAAGGGTTCAAAATAGAACTTATTGAAAGCCAATAA